Proteins encoded together in one Corvus hawaiiensis isolate bCorHaw1 chromosome 15, bCorHaw1.pri.cur, whole genome shotgun sequence window:
- the PWWP2A gene encoding PWWP domain-containing protein 2A isoform X1 → MAAMAAEAAATAAVPGDGGAGEAEPEMEPIPGSEAGADPLPAVSEAVESAVPDGEEADGGKAEEPPPVQRARSPGGTREPDAGRTEEPPPPRSPGVESPRAEPRAAPSPGCSEPPQPCPPPEPAREPPQPCPPAAGGSAGPGEEPPRPEEEEPDAAAAAAVEPEPAVPAVPGGGEAEAPALLPGSEVRVTLDHIIEDALVVSFRLGEKLFSGVLMDLSKRFGPHGIPVTIFPKREYKDKPEAMQLQSKPFQEEAQVKCEANAAVPDDSSLTQPSEPSIAKSLWTSKPPPLFHEGAPYPPPLFIRDTYNQSIPQPPPRKIKRPKRKMYREEPTSIMNAIKLRPRQVLCDKCKNSVVAEKKEIKKGGNASDSSKYEDSKKRRNESMTTVNKKLKTDHKVDGKSQNESQKRNAVVKVSNIAHSRSRVVKVSAQANTSKAQLNTKKVLQSKNMDHAKAREVLKMAKEKAQKKQSATSSSKNAHSKVHFTRRLQNTSSGSLPPRLRLKPQRYRNEENDSSLKTGLEKIRSGKMATKPQSRCSSTRSAGEAPSETQSPSEGPEEASSEVQDTSEVHVTVDQDEQQTLGKRGSKSNITVYMTLNQKKSDSSSASVCSSDSTDDLKSTNSECSSTESFDFPPGSMHAPSSSSSSSSSSSKEEKKLSNSLKTEVFSKNVSKCVTPDGRTVCVGDIVWAKIYGFPWWPARILTITVSRKDTGLLVRQEARISWFGSTTTSFLALAQLSPFLESFQLRFNKKRKGLYRKAVTEAAKAAKQLTPEVRALLTQFET, encoded by the exons ATGGCGGCCATGgctgcggaggcggcggcgACTGCGGCGGTGCCGGGGGACGGCGGGGCCGGTGAGGCCGAGCCCGAGATGGAGCCGATCCCGGGCAGCGAGGCCGGCGCGGACCCTCTGCCCGCCGTCAGCGAGGCCGTGGAGTCGGCGGTGCCGGATGGCGAGGAGGCCGACGGCGGCAAGGCCGAGGAGCCGCCACCGGTGCAGCGCGCCCGGAGCCCCGGCGGGACTCGCGAGCCGGACGCGGGAAGGAcggaggagccgccgccgccgcgcagcCCGGGGGTGGAATCGCCGCGGGCCGAGCCCCGCGCAGCGCCCAGCCCGGGGTGCTCGGAGCCGCCGCAGCCCTGCCCGCCGCCCGAGCCGGCCCGGGAGCCGCCGCAGCCCTGCCCGCCGGCTGCCGGGGGCTCCGCGGGGCCCGGGGAGGAGCCGCCCCggccggaggaggaggagccggatgctgccgccgccgccgccgtggAGCCCGAGCCGGCGGTGCCCGCGGTCCCGGGCGGAGGGGAGGCGGAGGCGCCGGCGCTGCTGCCCGGCTCCGAGGTGCGGGTCACCCTGGACCACATCATCGAGGACGCCCTGGTGGTCTCGTTCCGGCTGGGAGAGAAGCTTTTTTCCGGGGTCCTCATGGACCTCTCGAAAAG GTTTGGCCCCCATGGAATCCCTGTGACCATATTTCCTAAAAGGGAGTACAAGGACAAACCTGAAGCCATGCAGCTCCAAAGCAAACCATTCCAAGAGGAGGCGCAGGTGAAGTGTGAGGCCAATGCTGCAGTCCCTGATGACTCCTCCCTCACGCAGCCATCAGAGCCCAGCATAGCTAAAAGCCTTTGGACTTCTAAACCACCTCCTCTCTTTCACGAGGGAGCGCCATACCCTCCTCCTTTGTTTATCAGGGACACCTATAACCAGTCAATACCTCAGCCTCCACCCCGGAAAATCAAGCGGCCCAAGCGGAAAATGTACAGGGAGGAACCCACTTCGATTATGAACGCCATCAAACTACGGCCCCGGCAGGTCCTGTGTGACAAGTGCAAAAACAGCGTGgtggcagagaaaaaggagatcAAAAAAGGTGGCAATGCAAGTGACTCTTCCAAATACGAGGATAGTAAAAAGCGAAGAAACGAGAGCATGACTACTGTGAATAAAAAACTTAAGACTGACCATAAGGTGGATGGAAAAAGCCAAAACGAAAGCCAGAAAAGGAACGCTGTGGTCAAGGTTTCAAATATTGCCCACAGCAGAAGCAGAGTAGTTAAAGTTTCCGCACAAGCAAATACTTCAAAAGCGCagttaaacacaaaaaaagttcTCCAGAGCAAAAACATGGATCATGCAAAAGCTCGGGAAGTCTTGAAAATGGCCAAAGAAAAGGCACAAAAGAAGCAGAGTGCAACCTCCTCCTCCAAAAATGCACATTCAAAGGTCCACTTCACGCGGCGTCTTCAGAACACCAGCTCAGGGTCCCTCCCGCCCCGATTGCGTCTAAAGCCCCAGCGGTACCGCAACGAAGAAAATGACTCTTCCCTCAAGACAGGACTTGAGAAAATACGGAGTGGCAAGATGGCAACTAAGCCCCAGTCTCGCTGCTCCTCCACCCGCTCAGCAGGTGAGGCCCCTTCAGAAACCCAGAGCCCCTCAGAAGGCCCCGAAGAGGCCAGCAGTGAGGTTCAGGACACGAGTGAAGTGCATGTAACTGTTGATCAGGATGAACAGCAGACACTGGGCAAGAGAGGCAGCAAAAGCAATATAACGGTTTACATGACCCTTAATCAAAAGAAATCTGACTCTTCCAGTGCATCAGTTTGTAGTAGTGATAGCACAGATGATTTGAAATCCACCAACTCTGAGTGTAGCTCTACTGAAAGCTTTGATTTTCCTCCAGGCAGCATGCAtgcaccttcctcctcctcctcctcctcctcctcctcttcgaaggaagagaaaaagctcAGTAATTCCTTGAAaacagaagtcttttccaaaaaCGTCTCTAAATGTGTCACACCAGATGGCAGGACCGTATGTGTAGGGGACATTGTTTGGGCCAAGATTTATGGCTTCCCTTGGTGGCCGGCCCGTATCCTTACCATAACTGTGAGCCGCAAGGATACCGGGCTGCTGGTGCGCCAGGAGGCTCGTATCTCATGGTTTGGCTCCACCACCACGTCTTTCCTTGCTCTTGCACAGCTCTCCCCCTTTTTAGAAAGCTTCCAGTTGCGCTTTAATAAGAAGAGAAAGGGTCTGTACCGCAAGGCCGTCACTGAGGCAGCCAAGGCTGCCAAGCAGCTCACGCCCGAGGTGCGGGCCCTGCTGACGCAGTTTGAGACGTGA
- the PWWP2A gene encoding PWWP domain-containing protein 2A isoform X3 — protein MAAMAAEAAATAAVPGDGGAGEAEPEMEPIPGSEAGADPLPAVSEAVESAVPDGEEADGGKAEEPPPVQRARSPGGTREPDAGRTEEPPPPRSPGVESPRAEPRAAPSPGCSEPPQPCPPPEPAREPPQPCPPAAGGSAGPGEEPPRPEEEEPDAAAAAAVEPEPAVPAVPGGGEAEAPALLPGSEVRVTLDHIIEDALVVSFRLGEKLFSGVLMDLSKRFGPHGIPVTIFPKREYKDKPEAMQLQSKPFQEEAQVKCEANAAVPDDSSLTQPSEPSIAKSLWTSKPPPLFHEGAPYPPPLFIRDTYNQSIPQPPPRKIKRPKRKMYREEPTSIMNAIKLRPRQVLCDKCKNSVVAEKKEIKKGGNASDSSKYEDSKKRRNESMTTVNKKLKTDHKVDGKSQNESQKRNAVVKVSNIAHSRSRVVKVSAQANTSKAQLNTKKVLQSKNMDHAKAREVLKMAKEKAQKKQSATSSSKNAHSKVHFTRRLQNTSSGSLPPRLRLKPQRYRNEENDSSLKTGLEKIRSGKMATKPQSRCSSTRSAAQRH, from the exons ATGGCGGCCATGgctgcggaggcggcggcgACTGCGGCGGTGCCGGGGGACGGCGGGGCCGGTGAGGCCGAGCCCGAGATGGAGCCGATCCCGGGCAGCGAGGCCGGCGCGGACCCTCTGCCCGCCGTCAGCGAGGCCGTGGAGTCGGCGGTGCCGGATGGCGAGGAGGCCGACGGCGGCAAGGCCGAGGAGCCGCCACCGGTGCAGCGCGCCCGGAGCCCCGGCGGGACTCGCGAGCCGGACGCGGGAAGGAcggaggagccgccgccgccgcgcagcCCGGGGGTGGAATCGCCGCGGGCCGAGCCCCGCGCAGCGCCCAGCCCGGGGTGCTCGGAGCCGCCGCAGCCCTGCCCGCCGCCCGAGCCGGCCCGGGAGCCGCCGCAGCCCTGCCCGCCGGCTGCCGGGGGCTCCGCGGGGCCCGGGGAGGAGCCGCCCCggccggaggaggaggagccggatgctgccgccgccgccgccgtggAGCCCGAGCCGGCGGTGCCCGCGGTCCCGGGCGGAGGGGAGGCGGAGGCGCCGGCGCTGCTGCCCGGCTCCGAGGTGCGGGTCACCCTGGACCACATCATCGAGGACGCCCTGGTGGTCTCGTTCCGGCTGGGAGAGAAGCTTTTTTCCGGGGTCCTCATGGACCTCTCGAAAAG GTTTGGCCCCCATGGAATCCCTGTGACCATATTTCCTAAAAGGGAGTACAAGGACAAACCTGAAGCCATGCAGCTCCAAAGCAAACCATTCCAAGAGGAGGCGCAGGTGAAGTGTGAGGCCAATGCTGCAGTCCCTGATGACTCCTCCCTCACGCAGCCATCAGAGCCCAGCATAGCTAAAAGCCTTTGGACTTCTAAACCACCTCCTCTCTTTCACGAGGGAGCGCCATACCCTCCTCCTTTGTTTATCAGGGACACCTATAACCAGTCAATACCTCAGCCTCCACCCCGGAAAATCAAGCGGCCCAAGCGGAAAATGTACAGGGAGGAACCCACTTCGATTATGAACGCCATCAAACTACGGCCCCGGCAGGTCCTGTGTGACAAGTGCAAAAACAGCGTGgtggcagagaaaaaggagatcAAAAAAGGTGGCAATGCAAGTGACTCTTCCAAATACGAGGATAGTAAAAAGCGAAGAAACGAGAGCATGACTACTGTGAATAAAAAACTTAAGACTGACCATAAGGTGGATGGAAAAAGCCAAAACGAAAGCCAGAAAAGGAACGCTGTGGTCAAGGTTTCAAATATTGCCCACAGCAGAAGCAGAGTAGTTAAAGTTTCCGCACAAGCAAATACTTCAAAAGCGCagttaaacacaaaaaaagttcTCCAGAGCAAAAACATGGATCATGCAAAAGCTCGGGAAGTCTTGAAAATGGCCAAAGAAAAGGCACAAAAGAAGCAGAGTGCAACCTCCTCCTCCAAAAATGCACATTCAAAGGTCCACTTCACGCGGCGTCTTCAGAACACCAGCTCAGGGTCCCTCCCGCCCCGATTGCGTCTAAAGCCCCAGCGGTACCGCAACGAAGAAAATGACTCTTCCCTCAAGACAGGACTTGAGAAAATACGGAGTGGCAAGATGGCAACTAAGCCCCAGTCTCGCTGCTCCTCCACCCGCTCAGCAG
- the PWWP2A gene encoding PWWP domain-containing protein 2A isoform X2, translating into MAAMAAEAAATAAVPGDGGAGEAEPEMEPIPGSEAGADPLPAVSEAVESAVPDGEEADGGKAEEPPPVQRARSPGGTREPDAGRTEEPPPPRSPGVESPRAEPRAAPSPGCSEPPQPCPPPEPAREPPQPCPPAAGGSAGPGEEPPRPEEEEPDAAAAAAVEPEPAVPAVPGGGEAEAPALLPGSEVRVTLDHIIEDALVVSFRLGEKLFSGVLMDLSKRFGPHGIPVTIFPKREYKDKPEAMQLQSKPFQEEAQVKCEANAAVPDDSSLTQPSEPSIAKSLWTSKPPPLFHEGAPYPPPLFIRDTYNQSIPQPPPRKIKRPKRKMYREEPTSIMNAIKLRPRQVLCDKCKNSVVAEKKEIKKGGNASDSSKYEDSKKRRNESMTTVNKKLKTDHKVDGKSQNESQKRNAVVKVSNIAHSRSRVVKVSAQANTSKAQLNTKKVLQSKNMDHAKAREVLKMAKEKAQKKQSATSSSKNAHSKVHFTRRLQNTSSGSLPPRLRLKPQRYRNEENDSSLKTGLEKIRSGKMATKPQSRCSSTRSAGICLQVRKMRICNCVML; encoded by the exons ATGGCGGCCATGgctgcggaggcggcggcgACTGCGGCGGTGCCGGGGGACGGCGGGGCCGGTGAGGCCGAGCCCGAGATGGAGCCGATCCCGGGCAGCGAGGCCGGCGCGGACCCTCTGCCCGCCGTCAGCGAGGCCGTGGAGTCGGCGGTGCCGGATGGCGAGGAGGCCGACGGCGGCAAGGCCGAGGAGCCGCCACCGGTGCAGCGCGCCCGGAGCCCCGGCGGGACTCGCGAGCCGGACGCGGGAAGGAcggaggagccgccgccgccgcgcagcCCGGGGGTGGAATCGCCGCGGGCCGAGCCCCGCGCAGCGCCCAGCCCGGGGTGCTCGGAGCCGCCGCAGCCCTGCCCGCCGCCCGAGCCGGCCCGGGAGCCGCCGCAGCCCTGCCCGCCGGCTGCCGGGGGCTCCGCGGGGCCCGGGGAGGAGCCGCCCCggccggaggaggaggagccggatgctgccgccgccgccgccgtggAGCCCGAGCCGGCGGTGCCCGCGGTCCCGGGCGGAGGGGAGGCGGAGGCGCCGGCGCTGCTGCCCGGCTCCGAGGTGCGGGTCACCCTGGACCACATCATCGAGGACGCCCTGGTGGTCTCGTTCCGGCTGGGAGAGAAGCTTTTTTCCGGGGTCCTCATGGACCTCTCGAAAAG GTTTGGCCCCCATGGAATCCCTGTGACCATATTTCCTAAAAGGGAGTACAAGGACAAACCTGAAGCCATGCAGCTCCAAAGCAAACCATTCCAAGAGGAGGCGCAGGTGAAGTGTGAGGCCAATGCTGCAGTCCCTGATGACTCCTCCCTCACGCAGCCATCAGAGCCCAGCATAGCTAAAAGCCTTTGGACTTCTAAACCACCTCCTCTCTTTCACGAGGGAGCGCCATACCCTCCTCCTTTGTTTATCAGGGACACCTATAACCAGTCAATACCTCAGCCTCCACCCCGGAAAATCAAGCGGCCCAAGCGGAAAATGTACAGGGAGGAACCCACTTCGATTATGAACGCCATCAAACTACGGCCCCGGCAGGTCCTGTGTGACAAGTGCAAAAACAGCGTGgtggcagagaaaaaggagatcAAAAAAGGTGGCAATGCAAGTGACTCTTCCAAATACGAGGATAGTAAAAAGCGAAGAAACGAGAGCATGACTACTGTGAATAAAAAACTTAAGACTGACCATAAGGTGGATGGAAAAAGCCAAAACGAAAGCCAGAAAAGGAACGCTGTGGTCAAGGTTTCAAATATTGCCCACAGCAGAAGCAGAGTAGTTAAAGTTTCCGCACAAGCAAATACTTCAAAAGCGCagttaaacacaaaaaaagttcTCCAGAGCAAAAACATGGATCATGCAAAAGCTCGGGAAGTCTTGAAAATGGCCAAAGAAAAGGCACAAAAGAAGCAGAGTGCAACCTCCTCCTCCAAAAATGCACATTCAAAGGTCCACTTCACGCGGCGTCTTCAGAACACCAGCTCAGGGTCCCTCCCGCCCCGATTGCGTCTAAAGCCCCAGCGGTACCGCAACGAAGAAAATGACTCTTCCCTCAAGACAGGACTTGAGAAAATACGGAGTGGCAAGATGGCAACTAAGCCCCAGTCTCGCTGCTCCTCCACCCGCTCAGCAG GTATCTGTTTGCAGGtcagaaaaatgagaatatGTAATTGTGTAATGctctga